The Methanoregula sp. UBA64 genome contains the following window.
TGATCCTCGACAGTTTCGGCTTTGAGATTCCCAGTTTCATATCGCCGATCATCACGTTCGGCGTGGTCGGTTATTTCCTGTATATGTCCATCAGGGCCATGCCAAAAGGGGAGCCTGCTTAATCCTTCAGGGCAGGCTTTTCCCGGGTTTTAAAGAGATTTCACTTCGATCCGTAGGAGCGTACGTGGTCCCGGACGCGCCGGTACGGCGCCGATGCCGGGCTCTTATCGTCATACATCTTCATATCCTCCCGTCCGTACTGCCCGCGGTCTTTTCCCACGGGACAGACCTTGATGCAGCACCCGCAGGGTGAGAGGGAGCGGTTGAAGAGTTCTTCGGACCGGATGGCGCAGGCAGTTTTGTCGGTAAGTCCCTGAGGATAATTTTCTTCGCGGACCGCGTGGACCGGGCAGATCCTGGCGCAGCGCAGGCACCGGATACAGAGAGGGTCTTCGAGAACCGGATCCGCCGGAAGCTCTGCGGAGGTCAGGACCGATGTGAACCGTACGCGTGGACCGTACTCCGGGGTAAGGAGCATGTTATTGACGCCGAAATTCCCAAGGCCGGCACAGTACGCCGCATGACGGTGGGAGAAGAACGCAGCCGGTCTCTCCTTTAGGATACCTATCGATCCATAGCCGTCGCGGGGGATCGAAACCGAAGGATATCCTTTTTCGGTAAGGAAGGTGGCAAGACGGTACCCGCAGGAATCGAGTTCGGTATTGATCGTCCGGTAGAGTTCGTGGTACCAGATGGAAGGAGCAGTGTCGATAACCGGGAGACTGACGGGAAAGCCGATCACGATCACGGTCTTTGTTTCAGGAAAAATACGATCCGGCCGGAACGCTTCGGGAACCCAGGGTTCAAACGGCGGATTGTTCCAGCGGTCCGCTGCGGCAAATCCCACGAGCGGGATGTCCATGCCGCTGCATTTCCTGATAACCTGCCGCCGCAGGATCGTGCTCATGGATCAACGATTGCATCATGGAGGATAAGAGAGTTTGTTTATGGGACGCTTTTTTGTCTCCGCCGCCGCTCTCAGGGAGAATGCCGGTGCCGGAAATACCCGATTTACAAAAAAGTCCCTGAGATCCGTGGTATCGAACTGTCACAGCCCCGGTGATGGATCCCGGTATGAATGTCAGATATGCCGGAGATATGCGATTATTCAGGAACTGCGCTGACCCGAACTTTAATACAGGGCATTCTCACCAGTACTGGTAATGCAGTACCCATTTGGCATTCACATGAAAGGCGGGGTGATCACCGAGCGTAACCCCGATCTCGTTACCGTCCGGGTCCGGGCTCCCGCCGGGGCACTGACTGCCGAACAGCTGCGGGGCATTGCGAGGATCGCAAAGAGGTACGGTGCCGGTACGGTACACTGTTCCACCCGCCAGACGATCGAGATCCCGCATGTCGACCCGGCGCGGCTTAAACGGATGGCAGTCCAGCTCGAAAAGAACGGGACACCGGTCGGGTCTGAAAAGGACGAGGTCGTCAATATCATCTCCTGCCCCGGTACCGAACGCTGCAAGTTTGCCAATATCGAGACTATCCCGCTTGCAAAAAAGATCGATGCAAGCCTTTTCGGGAAGGCGATGCCGGTCAAGATGCGTATCGCGATCTCCGGCTGCCCGAACGCCTGCACGAGCCCGATGTTAAACGAGATCGGGATTATTGGGAGGATCCGCCCGATCCGAACGCCCGGCCTCTGTACGGGATGCGGGTCCTGTGTCTATTACTGTAAGGAAGAAGCCATAAAGATCCGGAACGGGATCTCCGAATTGAACGACGAGACCTGTATCCAGTGCGGGATGTGTGTCAAGTCCTGTTCGTTTAACCTGCTCAAATCGCTTCATACCCATTACCTCATAACGGTTGGCGGGCGGCGGGGACGCCATCCGAAGGTGGGCAGGGAACTTTTGACGGTGGAGACCGAGGAGCAGGTACTCTTTGCGGTGAACCGGATCATCGACTGGGTGTACCGCAGGGCATGGAGCGGGAGACTGCTCTCCGAGCAGCTCGATGAACTGGAGTTCAGCGCCTTCCGTGAAGAGATGTTAAAAAGCGTCCCGAAGGCTCTGGCAGCGGGGCATGGAAAGAGTGCCAAACCATAATTGCTGATGTTCATCCGGCAGATAATCTGCCCGCTCTTTTTTAGGATACAGCCGGTAACGCGGACTTTTCTAGAAACATTCCCGCGTACAAGGTAAAACCCGGCACCCTGCGAACCTCTCCTCTTTCTCATTCCACCGACCCGTACCGGGTCTCATATCCCCTTGCAATAACTGCCGCGCCAAGGAGGGGGGCCTTCCCGGCAAGGGGACTTGTCACGATCCTTGGTTCCGGCAGGTACCGGTCCATGAACTCCAGGATTGGCGGGATGATGAGATCGGGGTTCCTGAGGGCCACAGAGCCGTCAAGGACAATGGTGTCCGGGTCGTAGGCCACGATGATGTCCGAGATGCCCCGGGCATTGATTCGCCCGAGCTCGCGGACAAACGGGTGGGAAACGGGATCGCGCTCCTTTCGTATTCCTGCAAAGATCTCCTCCGCAGAGTTCACCGGTGCACCGCCAGCCCCGTTCTTCTCCTGCCATGCCCGGTAGAACCGGGGCAGGAACCGGCCTGAGGCATACCCTTCCCAGTGGCCCCGGCCCCCGCACCCGCAGACCAGATCGTATTTTTCGTCTACGAATACATGTCCGATCTCGCCGGCATTCCCGTCACGGCCAAGGATCACCGTTCCTTTCGAGAGGATCCCGGCGCCGATGCCGGTCGAGAGCGTTACGTACACGAAGTTGTCGGAGTTCTTCCCTTCGCCAAAGTATGCCTCGCCCAGGAGCCCGGTGCAGCAGTCATTTGCAAGGTACACCGGAAGACCAAACGCTTCAGACAGCGGGCCGGCAAGAGGGACAACATCCAGCGGGATATTGGGGGGCCGGACAATTGAGGTGCGGGTTCTGTCAACCGGTCCCGCAGCCCCGATGCCGATGCCTGTGATCCGCGACAGGCCGCGATCCGGTCCGAGCGCCCGGATCTCCCGGATGATCTGATCGGTGATGACCCGTGCATCGGGTATTTCTGCCGGGAGCCGGGTGGACCGGGTTTTAAAAATCTGACCGCGGATGTCGACAAGGCCGACCCGCAGGTTGGTGGCCCCGAGATCTACTGCAATGGCAAAATCCCCTGTATCGCCCGTCCCGGAAGTCATGGTATTTTCCTGCTATACCGGCGACGTGCCGGCACGTGTCTGTCTCCCGGAAATGATAGTCCTGTAAGGATGTTAAAATGATGCGTGGACGACCGCCCGGGCGCAGGTGCTAAATACCAAAACATGCACACGTACTGACTGACCAGTCAATTTATGAAAAGGTGATATGATGCTGTACCGTACCGTCCCAAAGACCGGCGATAAACTCTCCATCCTCGGCTTCGGCTGCATGCGCTTCCCGTCAAAATCCGGCCGGGTTGACGAGGAACGGGCCATCCGCCAGATCCGGCTTGCCATTGATTCCGGGGTAAACTACCTCGACACGGCCCCGGCATACCATTTCGGCAAAAGCGAGCAGATCTTAGGAAAGGCCCTCCGCGACGGCTACCGGGAGAAAGTGAGGATCGCGACAAAACTCCCCCACTGGGAGGTGCGCGACGCTTCCGACATGGACCGGATCCTCACCCGGCAGCTGGCAACGCTCGGGACCGACCGCATCGACTACTACCTGCTCCACAGCATGACCGGCGAGAGCTGGAAGAAGATGCGGGACCTTGGAGTGCTCGCGTTCCTTGACCGGGCAAAAAAGGATGGCCGGATCATACATGCCGGCTTCTCGTTCCACGGGAAGTTGCCGGATTTCAAGGAGATCGTGGACGCGTACGACTGGCAGTTCTGCCAGATCCAGTACAATTTCCTCGACGAGAATAACCAGGCCGGGACCGAGGGGCTCCGGTACGCAGCGGAAAAAAACCTTGCCGTGATGGTGATGGAACCCCTGAGGGGAGGCAACCTTGCCGGGCCGGTGCCGGATGAAATTAAAAAGATCTGGGACGAGGCCCCGGAGAAACGGTCGCCGGCAGAATGGGGCCTGCGCTGGGTCTGGGACCATCCGGAAGTCACGGTCGTCCTCTCGGGAATGAACGACGAGGCCAATATCGATGAGAACATCCGTGCGGCAGATTCCGCTCTCCCCGGATCGCTCTCCCCGGACGACCGTGCCCGGATCGACCGGGTCAGGGATACCTACAAACGGCTTATGAAGGTCGGATGCACGGGCTGCGGCTACTGCATGCCCTGTCCCTTTGGTGTCGATATCCCCGGCTGTTTTGCGCTCTACAATGCCCGCCACCTCTTCCCGAAGGACCGGAGCACGAAGTTCCATTATTTCGGGCGGCACGGGGGCCTGATCGGCGATGTCTCGTATGCCGGGCTCTGCCGGCAGTGCGGGAAGTGCGCAAAGGCCTGCCCCCAGCACCTGCCGATCCCGCAGCTCTTAAAGGACGTGAAGTCGGAGATGGAGGGAGGGATGACGGTCATCGTCCCGGTACTCAAAGGGGGACTCTGGTGCATGAACCGGGTGGCAAAGGTCCGGGCGTTCTTTTTGGGGGGGAAGACCCGTGACTGAACCAGTCCCGCCGGACCGCGCGCTCGTCCGCCCGATCAAACTCGGCCATGCAAACGCCTTTCTTATCCGGGGAAAGCGCCCGGTCCTTGTCGATACCGGCCTCCCCGGGAATACCCCGGCGATCCTTGCAGTCTTAAAAGAAGAGGGGTACAGCCCGTGGGATCTCGGCCTCATCATCATCACCCATGCCCATATCGATCATTTCGGGAACGCAGGCGCCCTTGCCGGGGCAACGGGAGCCCCGGTGCTTGTCCATTCCCTGGAGGCAGAAGCCCTTTCCCGCGGCGAGAGCCTCCCGGCGGTGCCGGCATCGTTTACCGGGAAGGTCATGCGGTTTATGATAGGGAAACATGCCCCGCGGCCGGAGCTTGGGATAAAAGCCGTGATCCGGCTCGATGCCCCGTACCGGCTCGATGCATTCGGGATCGACGGGGAGATCCTCCCGACCCCGGGCCACACGAAAGGATCGCTCTCGGTGATGCTCGGGACAGGCGAGGCGATAGTCGGCGATCTCGTGATGGGGATGGTATTGGCCCACAAGGCGACCCTTCCCCACTTTGCCGAAGACAGTGAAGATGTGAAAAAGAGCATCAGGACGGTCATGGAAAAAAAGCCCGCGATCGTCTACACCGGCCATGGCGGGCCGGTCTCCTGCCAGGACCTTGAAGCGCTTATTCCGGGGTGACCGGATGGATCGTGCAGCAGACAAGCGGGAAGCAATCTTAAAAACCGCCCTCCGGCTCTTTACCGAACGGGGCTTTTACGGTACGCCGACATCCTTGATCTCGCGGGAGGCGGGTGTTGCAACCGGCACGCTCTTTTTTTACTTTGCCACAAAAGAGGAACTTATCGATACCCTGTACCGGCAGGTCAAGGCAGCGGCGGCAGCGGCATTAAAAAACGGGGTTGACCGCGAACCGGACGTGGAGATGAAAATCAAAAGGGTCGGGGCAAATGCCCTCGACTGGGCAATCTCGCACCCGGACGAGTTCCGGTTCATGGAGCAGTTCGCCCACTCGCCTTTTGTCTCCACGACAGCGCACGAAGAGGGGATGTCGCACTTTGCCTTCCTTGCCGAACTCATGGACGAAGGGATCCGCACCGGTGCCCTGCGCGAATGCGATACCTGGCTGCTCTGCTCGGTGCTCGCCTCATCGTTCACGGGCCTTGCGGCGCGGATCATGGCCGCGACCGGTGAAAAAGAACGAGAGATCCTGACAGAACAGGGACTGTGCTTTATCTGGAACGGGATTGCGGCTCAACCGGGCGGTACAGGGAAACGGACAACAAAGGAACACACAGGAAAACAGGAAAAACGATCAACAGGGAGCAGGAAATGACGGGATATGTGATCGAGGCACGTGGCCTCACAAAAAAATACGGCGACCTTGTCGCGGTAAACCATGCCGATCTTGCGGTGGAAAAGGGGGCACTCTTTGGGCTTTTAGGCCCGAATGGTTCCGGAAAATCGACGATGATTAAGATGCTCACCGGCCAGATCCGGCCGACTGAAGGGTCGGCAACCGTGCTCGGGATCGATGTGCAGAAAGATCCCGTCGGGGTCCGCGAAAGGGTGGGTATCATCCCCGAGCAGGAGACCCCGCCAAGTTTCCTCTCGGCCACCGAGTACCTCCGGTTCGTGGGCGCGATCCGGAAGATCCCGGATATCGAAAAAAAAGCGGAATGGTGGTTTGACTACCTTGATTTCGCGGACAAAAAGGACGTGCTCTGCAAGGATCTTTCCCGGGGGACCCGGCAGAAGCTGATGTTTGCACAGGCATTCATCCACCAGCCGGAACTCGCGCTCATCGACGAACCGCTCATCAACTTCGACCCCATCATGCAGCATGTGGTAAAGGATTTCCTCAAAGAGTATGCAGCAAAGGGCAACACGATCTTCATCTCCACCCACATCCTCGAAGTTGCCGAGGAGATCTGTTCCGGCTTTGTGATCCTGCACAAGGGGAACGTCCTGCATACCGGCACCGTTGCGGATCTCAGGGCACAGAACCGGCACCTTGACGAGTTCTTCCTCTCGCTCGTGCAGAAGGGCGGCCATGTTTGATCTCTTTACTGCCATGGTAAAGGAGGAGTGGCGGATCCACTCTACCATGTTCGGGAGCCTTGCCTTTGCGCTCTTCCCCATCCTCATCTTCTGGATCGCGTTCATGGGATCGTTTATGCTACCCCTCATGCGCCGGGCCCTCCCCTCCGGCGAACTCTCGCTCGTCCTCCATGCAAACTACCTGATGCTCGGCTTCATGGTGGGCGCCTTTGGCCTGCTGGGAAATGAGGCTATGAACCGGCGTTTCGGGCAGGCAAGCCTCCTTGCCTATGCAGCACGGAGCCTGCCCTTATCGGAACGCTTCATCTTTGCAAACTTCGTCATAAAGGACACCCTGTATTACTTCGTTCTCTGGGTGCTGCCCCTCGCGCTCGGATTCCTGCTGGCCTCGCCCTTTATCGGCATCCCGATCACGCTTCCCCTGCTCCTTGCCCTCACCCTCTCGCTCTCGTTTTTGTCCGGGCTCTGCGCGGTCTTTTTTCTCTCCTCGCTCTATGCCCGTTCCAGACCGGCACTCGCGGCGGTCCTTCTCATCCTTGCGGCAGCCTTCGGGGCACTTGACGTAATTACCCGGCAGAACCCGGCGGTCTTCTTCCCGCCGCTCAATCTTTTCCTTTCGTTCTCGTGGACCGGCCTTGTCCTTACCCTTGGCGCCATTCTTGTCCTCTTTATTGTCTCGATCCTGCTGTTTGACCCGGATACGACCACCGGTGCAGAAAAGCGCCACGAAAACCTCCTCACTCCCGTGATGGCAAAACTCTCCATCTTCCCGCAACCGCCCCTGGCGGCAAAGGACCTCATCGACATGTACCGGAGCGGGGGCATGGTGGGCCAGACCCTCTTCTCGTTTGTGATCCCGTTGATTGTGATCTGGTTCTTCCTCTCGCTTCTCTCGGGATACCTTCCGGCAAACGGGGTGCTTCTGGAATTTGCGCTTGTTGCGGGCATCATTGCCTCGACCATGTACACGTGGATCACGATGTTCGACTCGTTTGGCACTTATGCCTGCCTCCCGGTGAGCGTTAGTACCGTTATAAAAAGCAAGATTGCCACGTTTTGTGTGCTCCAGGTCATCCCCGCGGTCTTTGTGGCAGCAGTTGCCGTGCTTTCGGGACAGGCGCTCTATGCCCTCCCGGCGGTTGTCCTCTGCCTCTCGGTCTCGTTCTACAGCCTCGGGATCACCATCTGGCTGACCGGCCTCTCGCCGAGCGTGCTCGTGTACAATGTGAAAGTGATGGTCACCTACCTCATCCTGACAGGAACGGCGATGATCATCCTCTCGGCCGTGGTCTTTGGCGCACCGTTTGCCTCGTTTGCCGCCGTGATCCTTCTCATCCCGGCAGCATTTTTTGCCCGGCTCGGCATGAAGAGATGGGATGCCCGGGAACAGCCCGGGTTCTAACCTCCTTTTTTATCAGAGCGCCAAACGGCAAGGTTTGTATGATACGGCAACAAAATACCCGTATCATGTCCTTTGCCCCGAGCCTGTCCCGGACAGAGCGCACGCTGATCTTCGTTGGGCTTGCAATCCTTGTCATCTTCGGGATCAAAGAAGGTGCCTCGATTGTCAGCATCGTCCTTGTCTCCCTGATCCTGGCGCTCCTCCTCTACCCGGCAACCCGGTGGCTGCGCGAGCGGGGCATTCCCAATGCCGGGGCGGTCGGGATCGTTACCATTGTCGCGTGTCTGGTGGTCCTGCTCGGCCTTGTTCTTGTCCTTAAGTCTTTTGACGTGATCGTGACCGACCTGCCCCAGTACCAGGCTGAGCTTACCGAACGGCTGGCCGGGCTGACTGCCTTTTTTGGCGCCCACGGGATCGATCTCACGCAGATGACCGCCCAGGTACCCAGCCTCGTAACGGTAGTCCCCCAGATATTCTCTTCCCTGCTCAATGTGGGAACCGCGCTCATGAACGTTTTTTTCATCGCGGTCACGACCATCTTCATGCTGCTCGAAGCTCCTGCTTTTATCGGCCGGGTAGAAACCCTGCTCAAAGACCAGCCGGAAAAACTCCGCCAGCTCTCGCGGATGAGCGGGTACATTATCGATTTCATTGTCGTGCGCACGGAGACCAATATGGTCCACGGGGTGCTTTTCGGCGGGTCGCTCGCGCTCATGGGCGTCCATGGCGCAATCCTCTGGGGCACCCTGACCTTCCTGTTAGGCTACATCCCCTACATCGGCCTTATCATCGCAGCGATCCCGGCACTCATCTTTGCCTGGATCCAGTTCGGCATGTGGGGCGTCGTGGCAGTCATAGCCGTTGTCTGCATCCTCAATTTGATCGTGGAAAACCCGGTCTTTTCCTGGCTTGCGGCCAGAAAGTTCGAGATCCCGGCGCTTATCGTGATCCTGTCGGTGATCTTCTGGGGCTGGCTCTTGGGCCTTGCCGGGATGCTCTTTTGTGTCCCGTTCACGCTGATGGTCTGCATCCTCTTCCACTTTTCCGACGAGCTCCACTGGGTAAACACGCTCTTTGGCGTAGGGCATCTCTTCGAAGAGAAGGCTACAGACCCGCCCGGGCCGGATCGTTAATCCTGAAACGGTCCTGCCTTTTTTTGGTCCCGCAATAATTTATCTGCTGTCCTGACAGAGGAGTTAAAAAGTACTCTGGAGCCCCGGATATGGAACCGATCAGCAAGGTCAACCTCGAACGTCTGACAAACGGCATCTATGCGTTCACGATGACCCTGATGATCCGGAATATCCAGAACCCGGCTGCCGGCACCCTTGGCGATCCTGCGGCACTCAACTCCTATCTCCTGACAACCGTTTTTGCGGTCATCGACTTTGTCGGGGCATTTTTGATCCTCGGGATGTTCTGGCTTTTTTACTTCCAGATCTTCCACCGGATGAAATCGGTCGATTCCCGGTTCATCTATATCCACCTGCTCTCCCTGATGGTGGTGGTATTCGTGCCCTTCACGCAGGGTCTTGCAAACGATATCGAGAGCGGCCCGGTATCCGATGTCCTCTTCCAGATAAACTACTTCATCCTCGCCTGCCTGCTCTCCCTTGCCTGGTACTATACAACGAGCCGGCCCGCGCTGCTCGTGCCGGAGCTGACCCGGGACGAGTCGGCATTCCTTGCAAAGAAATTCCTTGTCCCGCTCGGGGTTGCCGTTACCGGGATAATCCTTGCCGCAATCGGATGGGGCTATATCGATCTCCTCTACTTTGCCCCCCTCATTATTATCGGGCTCTTTTTTCGAAATCCCCCGGATGAGACCCCGGTTTCCTGATGTTTCAGGATTCAGGATATGCGGCAAACGGCAAAACGCCGCGAAATGAAGGGCGATAAAAAAAAAGTTGTGTTCAGACAGATACGGGGATCTTTTTCCGGTGCAGGTAGCCCCGGTATGCCAGCCGGAGCACGAACCCGATGAGAAGGACCGGGACAAACGTTGCCGCAGCAATCAAAAGCCATGTTTCGGGGGCAAGCGGTACGGTTCCAAAGACCGCCCCGCCGAACTGGATGATGACAATCTGGATGAACACAATCCCACCCATCACAAAGAAGAACGTCGGGTTGCCCGTAAAGAAGGCCGGCATCTTCCCGTCCATTGCCCGGCAGTTGAAGCCGTTTGCAACCGCGGCAAAGATAAAGGCGGCAAAGAAGACGGTGCCGATCTCCGCTTCGGTGGTGCCGCCGAGGAACCCGGTCCCGAGCTGGAGAAGACCGCCGAGGATGATAAAGACGCCGAGCACGCCAATCGAGAGCCACATGAACGGGGTGATGATCGGGGCATCGCGGGGAACCGGCTGTCGGGTAAGCAGGCCCTTGTGCGGCGCTTCCGAGCAGAGCGCAAATGCGGCGAGCGTGTCCATGATAATATTGATCCAGAGGATCTCGATGATGGTAAAAGGCTCGGGATAGCCGAGGAGCGGCGCGAGGAAGACGAGAATACAGGCGCAGACATTGATGGTGAGCTGGAAGAGGAGGAACCGCTGGATGTTCTCGTAAAGCGACCTGCCCCACCAGACTGCGCTCGTGATCGAGGCGAACGAATCGTCGAGAAGGATGATATCGCTGGCCTCCCGCGCAACCTCGGTGCCGGCTATTCCCATGGCAAGGCCCACATCGGCGTTTTTGAGCGCCGGCGCATCGTTCGTGCCGTCGCCGGTCACGGCAACGACCGCACCGGTCTTCTGGAGGGCCTGTACGAGCAGGAGCTTGTCGAGCGGTTCTGCCCGGGCCATCACGTCGAGATCCTGTGCCGCGTTCACCTGATCTTCCGGGGAAAGCGCCCGGAACTCCTTCCCGGTCACGACCGTTCCCCCGGCAAGGATTCCTGCTTCCTGCGCAATCGCGCGGGCGGTCTCGGGCTTGTCCCCGGTGACCATCCGCACCCGGATCCCGGCGCTCTGGCAGCGCGCTACCGATTCGTGGATATTTTCCCGCAGCGGGTCACGGATGCCCACGTACCCGTCCCAGGTAAGGGAGGTCTCGCTCTCGTCCCCACCCGTGATCTCCCGGTGGGCAAAGGCAAGGGTACGCATGGCCCGGGCAGCATATGCATCCACCCCGGCAAGGTCGGGGGGTACCGTGCAGAGGCCGGCAAGGATCTCGGGTGCGCCTTTGACCAGCAAAAACTTCCTGCCGCCCGTCTCCACCACCGTCGACATCCTCTTCCGCTTACCGTCGAACAGGAACTGTTTTGCGGCCGGGAACGCAGCACGGATCTCCCGGTACCCGATGGCATGATCCGCAAGCCAGCGCAGGAGCGCGCCTTCCGTGGAGTTGCCGATCACGAGGATCTTCCCGTCCCGGGTATTCTCCAGGTGGGCGGTGCTGTTTGCCGCGGCATTGAGCGCGATCCATTCCTGCGGGGTTGCCGGGAGCGTGCCGGCAGGGTGCGGGGCATCGACAGATGCCTCGGCAACGGTCATCTGGTTTTTGGTGAGCGTCCCGGTCTTGTCGGTACAGATCGTGGTTGCCGACCCGATTGTTTCGCAGGCGATCAGGCGACGGACAAGGCAGTTTGCCCGGGTCATCTTGCGCATGGCAAGGGAGAGCGAGAGGGCAACGCTCATCGGGAGCCCTTCGGGAACGGCGGCGACCACGATCACGACCGCGAGCATGAAGTAGTCGAGCAGGTGGTGGGCGGTTGCAAGGGTAAGGCCGGTGAGATCGCCAAGGATGAACCCCCGGAGCACGAGCGTGCCGCAGATGAGGGCTGCCATCACGTACCCGAACTTCGAGATGATGCCGGCAAGCTTTTCGAGTTTTTCCTCTAACGGTGTCTTTGTCGCATGGTCGATCCCGAGCGTTGCGGCAATGAGCCCCATCTCGGCCCGGTCGCCCACCGCCCCGACAGCCATCTGCGCTTTTCCCGCCGTTACAAAACTGCCCTTGAGGACCTTTTTCCCGGCGCTTTTTGCAGCGGGCTCGCTCTCCCCGGTAAATGCGGACTCGTCGCAGTAG
Protein-coding sequences here:
- a CDS encoding calcium-translocating P-type ATPase, PMCA-type, yielding MLSREEIREFSGGESGLSSLQVEQSREKYGVNVMTPPPREPAWKQYLENFNDPIIRILIFAVAISAIVSLLEGSGLLDTVGIIVAILLATGISFYNEYRSSREFDVLNAHRDEMAIKVVRDKNPAAVQAKDLVVGDLVLLEAGDAVPADGWLVSADSLYCDESAFTGESEPAAKSAGKKVLKGSFVTAGKAQMAVGAVGDRAEMGLIAATLGIDHATKTPLEEKLEKLAGIISKFGYVMAALICGTLVLRGFILGDLTGLTLATAHHLLDYFMLAVVIVVAAVPEGLPMSVALSLSLAMRKMTRANCLVRRLIACETIGSATTICTDKTGTLTKNQMTVAEASVDAPHPAGTLPATPQEWIALNAAANSTAHLENTRDGKILVIGNSTEGALLRWLADHAIGYREIRAAFPAAKQFLFDGKRKRMSTVVETGGRKFLLVKGAPEILAGLCTVPPDLAGVDAYAARAMRTLAFAHREITGGDESETSLTWDGYVGIRDPLRENIHESVARCQSAGIRVRMVTGDKPETARAIAQEAGILAGGTVVTGKEFRALSPEDQVNAAQDLDVMARAEPLDKLLLVQALQKTGAVVAVTGDGTNDAPALKNADVGLAMGIAGTEVAREASDIILLDDSFASITSAVWWGRSLYENIQRFLLFQLTINVCACILVFLAPLLGYPEPFTIIEILWINIIMDTLAAFALCSEAPHKGLLTRQPVPRDAPIITPFMWLSIGVLGVFIILGGLLQLGTGFLGGTTEAEIGTVFFAAFIFAAVANGFNCRAMDGKMPAFFTGNPTFFFVMGGIVFIQIVIIQFGGAVFGTVPLAPETWLLIAAATFVPVLLIGFVLRLAYRGYLHRKKIPVSV